One genomic region from Lycorma delicatula isolate Av1 chromosome 1, ASM4794821v1, whole genome shotgun sequence encodes:
- the LSm3 gene encoding U6 snRNA-associated Sm-like protein LSm3, protein MAEDGETLPAITVKEPLDLIRLSLDERIYIKMRNERELRGRLHAYDQHLNMVLGEAEETVTTVEIDEETYEEVYKTTKRNIPMLFVRGDGVILVSPPVRAGI, encoded by the exons atggctgaAGACGGGGAAACT ttaCCAGCAATTACTGTTAAAGAGCCGCTGGATTTAATACGTTTAAGCTTGGATGAAAGAATTTACATCAAAATGAGGAATGAAAGAGAGTTAAGAGGAAGGCTGCAT gCTTATGATCAGCATTTAAATATGGTATTAGGAGAAGCAGAAGAAACTGTTACCACAGtagaaatagatgaagaaacatATGAAGAAGTGTATAAGACAACAAAACGAAACATTCCAATGTTATTTGTTCGTGGAGATGGTGTTATCTTAGTTTCACCTCCTGTGAGAGCTGGAATTTAA